GAGACGCGCGACAAAGTCCCAATACACGGACGAGCGCTCCTTCAGCCAACTCATGGACTGCACGCCCACGCGGTAAGGAATATACCCGCATGCCGCACAAGCCTCGAGCAGCTCCCGGTTGCAGGCCTCGGCCCGTTCGGGATCCCCTTGGCGTTGCGGATCAAAGAGGATGGGCAGAGTGCAATCAAAGGCACGGGCGGTCACGCTGGTCAAAGTAATACAGCACTCCAACCCGTGTTTCTCAAAGATGGGCTCCACAATGCTCCGGAATTCACGCACATGGGCGGAAGTCATGGGTATTACGGGCGCAAACCAGTTGAGGCCGCAGGCATCACGCGCGGGATCAATCGAAGCTCCGGACGGCTTCTTGGGCGTGCGCCAATAGCACACCGCCAAGGAGCTCTCCGTGGGATTCCCGCTCAAGACCCCGAATCCCGGACGCACGGCCTCAATAACTTCGGGAATATTCAAACCTGTAATCCAGCTCAAGGGACCGGGAAAGCGCTCCAGAAACTCCAGTTTTTTTTGGGAGATAAAGACAAGGCGGTTGGTCTGTCCTTTGAGTTCATGCCGGATCACGGCCTTCGCCGCGCGGACTTGCCGGCGTGTGCCATAGACCGCTGTAACCCCATTCCAAATCCCAATGCGTTTTTGATCAGCCAGTTTCTGTGCAACTTCCTCGGACAGAGGTGTCTGCCCTTGCATCAGGTCCCACGGATATTGACTTACCATGGTCAAGATACGATTACGGTGCATCAGATTGAGGCTGCTGCGGAGCACCCCCTGCAACAACAAGCAGCGGGCAGAGTTCACCAAGCCGTCGAGATTTTCATCCTTGTCCGTACTGAAGAGACAGAGTTCAAAATGCTCGGGAACAGGCATAAGCCACACGCCGATCCGGGTCACGATTCCCAGATTGGATTGGGTAAAGAGCCCGTCCAGATAAGGACCAATGCCCCGGGGAAAGACACGGGTCGCCACGGCATTCTCCCAATGCCCAAAGCCCGTATGTAACACTTGTCCGTCCGGGAGCACGATCTCCATTCCCGCGATCTGTGCAAAATGGTCCCCGTAGGGAGTGATCCCGTAGCCCCGCTCCAAAGCATTGCCGAGCACACTGACCTGAGGCCCGGCGCCTGTGGGGTCGATCCAAAGTTGAGCGCCCCGGTCCTTTAGATAGCGGTAAAGGCTCTCTTGGGTCACCCCCGGTTCGATGACCGCGTAGGCGAGCTCCCCGTTAAGCTCGATCCCCTGCATCCTGCTGAGATCCACAATCACGTTGTCCTCAGCCACCGGATTGGCGGAACCATAACCCCAATTGCGCCCCACGCTAATCGGGTATAGAGAAACCCGGTGTTCCGAGGCTATGCGGACAATGGAGCTAACCTGCTCAGTGGATTCGGGACGCAAGACAGCGCTGATACGGCGGCTAATGGGAATGGTGGCGCGGCCGTAGGATTGAAGGGAATCCGTGTCGTTGAGAACATGC
This genomic window from Candidatus Omnitrophota bacterium contains:
- a CDS encoding FAD-binding oxidoreductase, giving the protein MKAALEAWQQALGAEHVLNDTDSLQSYGRATIPISRRISAVLRPESTEQVSSIVRIASEHRVSLYPISVGRNWGYGSANPVAEDNVIVDLSRMQGIELNGELAYAVIEPGVTQESLYRYLKDRGAQLWIDPTGAGPQVSVLGNALERGYGITPYGDHFAQIAGMEIVLPDGQVLHTGFGHWENAVATRVFPRGIGPYLDGLFTQSNLGIVTRIGVWLMPVPEHFELCLFSTDKDENLDGLVNSARCLLLQGVLRSSLNLMHRNRILTMVSQYPWDLMQGQTPLSEEVAQKLADQKRIGIWNGVTAVYGTRRQVRAAKAVIRHELKGQTNRLVFISQKKLEFLERFPGPLSWITGLNIPEVIEAVRPGFGVLSGNPTESSLAVCYWRTPKKPSGASIDPARDACGLNWFAPVIPMTSAHVREFRSIVEPIFEKHGLECCITLTSVTARAFDCTLPILFDPQRQGDPERAEACNRELLEACAACGYIPYRVGVQSMSWLKERSSVYWDFVARLKQCVDPAGILAPGRYGG